GCCTGGACGTCGTCCGCGCCCTCAAGGCCCAGCCCGCCACCGCCGACATCCCGGTGATCGCCCTCACCGGCCGCGACGACGCGGGGAGTCGCCGTGCGTGCATGGAGGCCGGCTGCGCGGAGTACATCCTGAAGCCGATCAACACGCACGCACTCCTCCGCACCATCGAGCGCCACCTCCGCACCGCGCCGGAGAAGGGGTAGCCCCACGAGGGCCCCCACCCCCGCTCGTCACCTCGCGGCCCCTCCCCCAAACTGCGGGGGAGGGGCGTTTTGCGGGCGTTGGTGCGCATTGGGCGGGTTCGGTGCGGCGGGGGGCACGGGCAGCCACGTGGGGCGGCCCCTACGGGTTACGGTGCGCGATGGGCGGGCACGCGGTTCGGGCAAGGGTGGGCAGACACGCAGGTCTGCCCCTACCGGTATTCGTTCGTTGGCGCGGGTGTCGGAGCAGCGTCGAACACGGGCGCGATGAATCGCGCCCCTACCGCATCTATGCACGTCAGAACGATTTACGCCCCCTCTCTCGATAACAG
The sequence above is drawn from the Longimicrobium sp. genome and encodes:
- a CDS encoding response regulator, which encodes LDVVRALKAQPATADIPVIALTGRDDAGSRRACMEAGCAEYILKPINTHALLRTIERHLRTAPEKG